In the genome of Aequorivita sp. H23M31, the window GTCTTCACAATTATTGCACTAATTATTCAATTTGATATTCTATACGAATTTGTTCTTGAACGAATACCAACCTATGCTCTCTATATTCTGTTACTGGGAATACTTGTGATCGGTATTCTAATTCCGGCATACATTGTTTTCTCTCAATCTAATATTAATAGAAAGCTCAAAGACTTTATTATTGGATTAAAAGAAGGTATTTTCAGTATTTTAACAATGCGCCGCAAGGCTTCGTTCTTTGCACAATCCCTAATTATTTGGTCTCTTTACTTACTTTCTTTTTATACTGCCCTACAATCTTTACCCGAAACTTCCGTTATCCCCATTGGTACAGCTATTATTGCATTCGTAGTGGGCAGTTTCACCATCGCTTTCACAAATAGTGGTTTTGGAACTTATCCCGCTGCAATGGCTGGTATATTGACGATTTTTGGAATAGTCAAAACCGCTGGGGTTGCTTTTGGATGGATTGTATGGGTCTCAAATATCTCCTCCATTATCCTTTTTGGCATAATATCCCTAGTGCTCTTACCTGTATATAATAAGCCCACAAATAGGACCTAGTGATTTATTTTTCATAAAATATTATGAAATAATAAATTTTACTATATTTAAACAATAAAAAGTCAACCGAACATGAAAAACATTATGTTATTCGGATTTATTTGTCTTATAAGTCAGATTTCCATTTCTCAGGTTATTTATGATCAAATTAAATCCGATAAGTTAGGTACAACCCGTAAATTAAAAATTCAGCTCCCAAGAAATTATGAAACCAATAAAGATAAAACCTATCCAATAATTTTAGTACTGGATGCAGATTACCTTTTTGAACCAGTGGCAGGAATTGTAGATTACTCCAGTTATTGGGAAGATATGCCGGAAGCTATTGTAGTTGGTGTTATGCAAGGAAATAGCCGTTACGAAGACTGTTCCTATGACTCCAACACATATTTCCCATCCGGACAAGGAGAAAATTTTTTCGAATTTCTTGGCCTGGAGCTTATGCCTTACATCGACAAAAAATATCGTACAGCTAAATTTATTGTAGGCATTGGTCATGATTTCACTGCCAATTTCCTAAATTATTACTTATTTAAAAGTCCCCCTTTATTGAACGGTTATATTGTTCTAAGTCCTGATCTGGCACCTCAAATGCAAGAGAGATTGGCGGAAAGAATTCCCACTATTCAGGAAAAAATATTTTATTATCTTGCAACTGGGAGCGACGATCTAAAGGGATTGCACACGGCTGCAGAAAGCTTAAACCTTAAACTTAAAGGTATAAAAAGCAATTCCTTCCATTATTCCTATGACAATTTTGAAGGAGCTACCCATTATTCTTTGGTCGCTAAAGCCATACCCTTTGCGCTGGATAAAATATTTTCTGTTTATAGACCGATTACCCAAGAAGAATTCGCAGATGTTCTACTAAAAGACGATACTCATATTGTGGATTATTTGGAGAATAAATATGACGCCATAGAAAATCTTTTCGGCTTGACCGATAAAATACGAGTGTCAGATTTTCTGGCAACTGCCACGGCTGCAGAGAAAAGAAAAAAATGGGACGCCTTGAGAGAAATTGCAGAGTTGGCAAAAAAACAATATCCCAATAACGTTTTGGGTGATTATTTTCTTGGTCGTTATTATGAGGCTACCGGCAATCCAAAAAAGGCCATGCGCAGTTACCAAAACGGATTTGACAAAGAGGATGTCGATTATATTACTGTCGATAAAATGCTGGACCGGGCCGCCGAGATTAAAAAAGATTTCGGCTATTAACTTCAAAGTATTATAGATCCTCTTTCTCCATTATTTTCTTTACTTTTAATTCGCCTTGTTTTTTAACTTCTTCCAACTATCTTGGGATTTTCGGTAAAGACAATAGAAAAAAAATTAAGAAGCGACTTCTTTCAAAAGAACATGTAATTTTGCATTACAAAGATTCTTTAAACAGATCCATTGGCTAAAACTAAAACTACCTTTTTCTGCCAAAACTGTGGCGCTCAATTTTCAAAATGGCAGGGTCAATGCAGCTCGTGTAAGGAATGGAATACAATTGCAGAGGAAGTACTACAAAAGCCTGAAAAAGTAAGTTGGAAAACGCTGGATCCATCACCATCAAGCAGACGCATTTCAAAACCACAAAAGATATCGGAAATTTCTTCCCAAGCTGAAACACGGCTCAATACGCAAAATCATGAATTAAATAGAGTCCTGGGCGGTGGACTGGTACCTGGGTCATTAACTCTTTTGGGCGGAGAGCCAGGAATTGGAAAAAGTACTTTAATGCTCCAGATAGCCCTTCAACTTCCTTATAAAACATTATATATTTCCGGTGAAGAAAGCGCACAGCAAATAAAAATGCGGGCGGAGCGAATTCAACCAATCTCTGAGAATTGTTACATTCTCACGGAAACTAAAACCCAAAATATTTTTCGAGTAATAGAAGAACTTGAACCTGATATTGTAGTGGTAGATTCTATACAGACTCTTCATACGGATTCTATCGAGAGTACTGCAGGAAGTATTTCACAAATAAGAGAAACTGCTGCAGAGTTGATAAAATTTGCTAAGGAAACCGCTACTCCTGTCATCTTAATAGGGCATATTACCAAAGATGGGAATATAGCAGGTCCAAAAATTTTGGAGCATATGGTAGATACGGTTTTGCAGTTTGAAGGAGACCGAAACCATATATACCGAATTTTACGAGCCAATAAAAATAGATTTGGTAGCACCAATGAACTTGGCATTTACGAGATGCAAGGAAGTGGGCTTCGTGAAGTTTCCAACCCCTCAGAAATTCTGATCTCAAAAAATGAGGAGGACTTAAGTGGCACGGCAATATCAGCGACCTTGGAAGGAATGCGCCCGCTAATGATAGAAATCCAGGCACTGGTAAGTACAGCGGTTTACGGAACGCCCCAACGTAGTGCAACTGGCTACAATGCCAAAAGACTCAATATGATATTAGCCGTATTAGAAAAACGTGCTGGTTTCAAATTAGGGGCAAAGGATGTGTTTTTAAATATTACCGGTGGAATAACTGTGGACGATCCTGCAATCGATTTGGCAGTAGTAGCAGCGGTACTATCCTCAAATATAGATATCGCCATAGACAAACGGATGTGTTTTGCAGCGGAAGTGGGATTGGCCGGAGAAATAAGACCGGTTACCCGAGTTGATCAAAGAATCCTAGAGGCGGAAAAATTAGGATTTACTTCTATTATAATTTCCAAATATTGTAAAGTTCCCGGAACTTATGGAATAAACATTATAAAAGTAGCCAAAGTACATGATGTTGTACGTCATCTATTTGGATAATCAAGCATTCTTTTTAACACGTTCCAATCTATAGAAATCTTTTCTTCTATCTTTCAGGTTGCGTACTGCTCCAAATGTGTGTAATTCCCGAAGCAGGTCAATATCGACGTCTGCAACCAAAATCATTTCAGTATTCGGCGTGGCTTCCGCTTTTATGCCATTATTCGGAAATGAAAAATCACAAGGTGTAAATACCGCCGACTGTGCATATTGAATGTCCATATTATGCACCTTGGGAAGATTCCCAACACTTCCCGCAATGGCAACATAACATTCATTTTCCACAGCTCTTGCTTGAGCGCATAAGCGAACTCGTGAATAACCATTTTGGGTATCGGTAAGAAATGGGACAAATAGTATATCCATTCCTTCATCAGAAAGTAGTCGAGAAAGTTCGGGGAACTCTACGTCATAACAAATAAGAACTCCAATCTTACCGCAATCGGTATTAAAAGTTTTCAGGGCATTTCCATTAAGCATACCCCATACTCTCTCTTCATCCGGGGTAACGTGAATTTTTTCAAACCGCTCCACACTTCCGTCCCGACGACAGAGGTAACCTACATTATACAGTTTGCCGCGTACAATTTCCGGCATACTTCCCGTAATGATATTTATATTATATGAAATGGAAAGTTGGGACATGCGCTCTGTAATTTCTTTGGTATGCTGGGCGAGCTCACGAATAGCGTCTGCCTCACTCATATGGTTGTATTCGGCCATAAGCGGGGCATTAAAAAATTCCGGAAACATGGCAAAATCACAGCGATAACCAGCGACACTATCTATAAAATATTCTGCTTGATGCATCAAATCCTCCATTCCGGCATAGCTACGCATTTGCCATTGGATCAATCCAAGACGCACCACACTCTTTATTGCTGTAGGTTTAGGTTTTTTTACGGGTTTGGTATAATAAATATTATCCCATTCCATCAAAACCGCGAACTCCCCAGAGGCTCTATCTCCCTCCAAATAACCTTTCAGAACCCGAACAGGATGAAAATCATTTGAAATTTGAAAGTTAAGCACAGGATCATCAATCTGTTTGCGCTTTACCTTCTCTATATATTGTTTAGGAGAAAGCTTATCGGAATACAAATGGTAGTTTGGCATTCTTCCACCGAAAACGATGCTCTTTAGATTAAGATTCTCGCAAAGTTCTTTCCTATAATCATATAACCTTCGTCCGAGCCTTAACCCCCTAAAATCTGGTCGAATGAAAACGTCTATTCCATAAAGTACATCACCCTCCGGGTCATGAACCTCGAAATTAGGATCTTCAGTTACATCCTTATAGGTATGTTTTTCCCCCAATTCATCAAAGTCCACGATAATTGAAAGCGCACAACCGGCAATTTCGCCGTCTGCCATTATCAATACCTGCCCCTCTGGAAAAATCTCAATAAGATTCCCAATCTCGTTCATCTTCCAATAGCTATTCGGCATACCTCCATAAGACTGGATAGTGGCTTTTTTTAAAGCCTTATAGTCTTTTAGAGTCAAAAATTTGAGCTCTATATTTTCAATTTTCTTCGGATCCATATAATTTGGGAATCAATCTTTATTTGAAAATCCTTTTATCAAAAGGAAATTCTACAATTTCAATAATCTTAAGCTTGTTTGCCTCTGGATGTCTCAGGTTTACCAAATAATTACAATTACCCTTGACCAAAGTAGAGGGAATCTTTAATAGAGAACTTACTGCACTTTTGACAAATAGATCCCCTACTAGTTGGGTACTTGTTACAGGAGGATTGACATTCCAGTTTTCATCCAACTTATCATCATCCAAAACTGTATTAATCTAAAATTCTACATATCAAGCAAATAGGCGAATATTAATGGTGCAACAATTGTGGCGTCACTTTCTATAATAAATTTTGGAGTATCTATATCCAATTTTCCCCAGGTAATTTTTTCATTTGGCACTGCTCCAGAATAACTACCAAAACTGGTTGTTGAATCGCTAATTTGGCAGAAATAGCTCCAAAACGGAGTATCCGTGCGCTCAAGATCCTGATAAAGCATAGGCACAACGCAGATTGGGAAATCTCCCGAAATACCACCACCTATTTGGAAGAATCCAATTCCATTTTTCGAATTTTCTGTATACCAATCCGCAAGGAATGTCATATATTCAATACCACTTTTCATTGTGGAGGCTTTTAATTCTCCCTTAACTACGTAGCTGGCAAAAATATTGCCCATGGTACTATCTTCCCAACCCGGACAAATGATTGGAAGATTTTTTTCAGCCGCAGCATACATCCAGGAGTCCTTTAGATCAATTTCATAATGTTCCTCCATTACTCCGCTTAAAAGTAACTTGTACATATATTCATGCGGAAGATAACGCTCACCTTTTGCTTCAGCCTCCTTCCATATTTTTACGATATGCTTCTGTATTCTTCGGAAAGCTTCTTCCTCAGGAATACAAGTATCCGTAACGCGGTTTAAACCTTTTTCAAGCAAATCCCATTCATCCTGTGGAGTTAAATCCCTATAATGGGGTACACGTTTATAATGGGTATGGGCTACTAGATTCATAATATCTTCTTCCAAGTTCGCACCTGTACATGAAATTATTTGAACCTTATCCTGGCGGATCATTTCAGCGAAAATCTTACCGATTTCGGCAGTACTCATTGCACCCGCCATAGAAACCAGCATTTTGGAACCTTTTTGAAGTTGCGCCTCATATCCTTTTGCAGCATCGACTAGTGCCGCAGAGTTGAAGTGTAAATAATATTTTTCAATAAATTGGGAGATTGCTCCTTTGTTAGTACTCATCTTCTTCCGTATTAAATTTTGAATTTGCTTTTCTTCCTTCTAAGGTTGACGAGTTGAAATTGCTCTCATATTCATCCCCTTCCTCAGTACCCGCGAATTTATAGGTCAACATTTTATAATATAATTTTGCCGAAACAAAATCGGAAGCTTTTTCCATTTCATTGGGACAAAGCTCAACTATATCAAATCCTACCACATTTCTCTCCTCAAAAACTTGTTTAAGGAAATCGAGGGTTTCATACCAAAATAACCCTCCAGGTTCAGGTGTTCCCGTAGAAGGCAGAATTGAAGGATCGAATGCATCTAGATCGAATGTAATAAAAACATTCTCACCCAAAGATTCGATAACTTTATCTATCCAGTATTCGTCTTTTGCCATATCGTGGGCAAAAAACACTTTTTCCTCATCCATTACTAGATTTTCAGAAACGTCCATGCTTCTTATTCCCACCTGCACGAGATTGGTATTTTGGCTGGCTTCGTAAACCGCACAGGCATGGTTGCACTTTGTTCCTTCATATTCCTTTCTTAAATCTGCGTGAGCGTCAATGTGAAGAACGGTAAGATCGTCGAAACATTCATTGAAAGCACGAATAGAACCTATGGAAATACTGTGCTCTCCACCAAAAAGAGTGACAAATTTGTTACGTTTAATAAAATCTTTAGTAATCTTATGGACTTCGGCCACCATAGCTTCCGGAGACGAATTTTCAGTTATGGCATCTGCCAAATATACGCCCTGTTTGTAAACCTCAGTTCGCGTTTCAATGTCGTAAAGCTCCATATTCTCGGAGGCATCCAAAAAGGCTTCGGGTCCTTTGTCGGCCCCTTTTTGCCAAGTGCTGGTTCCATCGTAAGGAACCGGTATCAATACAATTTTTGAAGTTTCTAGGGCCGCATATTTTTGCGGGATTCCTGCGTACGTCTTAGTGCTCATAACCTAAAATGTTTAGCAATTGCTCGCTTGTTTGTTGTTCTGAAAAAAGTTTGGTTGTAATTTTATTATTTTTATCTCTATCGATCAAAATATGTTTTGGCTGCGGAATCAAACAGTGTTGAAGTCCACCAAAGCCTCCGATACTTTCTTGATAAGCACCGGTATTAAAAAAGCCAATATACAGTGGTTTCTCTTTTTTAAATTTGGGTAAATAAATAGCGGCCATATTCTGCTCACTATTGTAATAATCATCGCTGTCACAGGTTAATCCACCTAAAAGAACGCGTTCATATTCATCGTTCCAACGGTTAATGGGAAGCATAATAAACTTTTTACTAATTGCCCACGTATCGGGCAAGGTAGTAATAAACGAAGAGTTAATCATATTCCACTTTTCTCTATCGTTCTGCTGCTTCTGATAAAGAATTTCATAAATGGCGCCACCACTTTCTCCAACAGTAAAGCTTCCAAATTCAGTAAAAATATGGGGAACCGGCACATCTGCCTCTGCACAGGTTATACTTATTTGGTTGATTATTTCGTCAACCATGTACTGGTAGTCATATTCAAAATGCAATGAATTCTTTATAGGAAAACCACCGCCAATATTTAAACTATCCAACGAAGGACAAATCTTTTTTAACCGAACATAAACCTTTAAACATTTCACCAATTCATTCCAATAATAGGCAGTATCACGGATCCCCGTGTTGATGAAAAAATGGAGCATTTTAAGATCCACTCGATCATTATTCTTTATTTGATCCTCGTAAAATGGGATGATATTTTTGTATCCAATCCCCAATCGGGAGGTATAGAACTCGAATTTTGGTTCCTCTTCTGAAGCAATTCGAATCCCCACGCTAAAATGGTTTTCGATATTGTCCGTCAGTAAATCGATCTCTTCGTAATTATCGATTATAGGAATACAGTTATCGTGGCCGTTGTTTATTAACCGTGCAATATTCTTAATATATTGATCCCGCTTGAATCCATTACAGATTACATAGGTTTGGTCGGTAATCTTTCCAGTGGCTTTAAGGCTTTCAACAATATCAATATCAAAAGCCGATGAAGTTTCAATGTGGATATCATTTTTTAAAGCTTCATCAAGAACATGTTTAAAGTGGGAACTTTTGGTACAATAACAATAGCTGTACTTACTTTTGTAATTGTGTTTTTCAATTGCATTGTTAAACCATTGTTTCGCCAAATGGATATTCTCTGAAATTTTTGGTAAATAAGTGAATTTAAGGGGAGCCCCATATTTCTCCACCAATTCCATCATATCTACACCATGGAACTCAAGTCCATGGTCGCCCAAACGAAATTCTTCCTGTGGAAAATAATACGTTTGGTTTATTAGGTCTATATATTTAGTATTCATTCTATTGTTTTCGTTGAAAAGTGTAAATTAAAAAGCTCTGTTGAAAATTCCTCAAATGGGGAAGAGTATAACAAATAATTAACTTGAATTTAAATACGAATAGGCAAGGCTTTAAGAATGAAACTTCTGCCTTTTACCTGCAACCGGAAAGTTGATGGAAGAAAAAATGTGTTGTTCATTTAGAATTTTGTTTCTGAACCGAATTCAAAACCAACATTTTAAAATATATTATATATCTAATAATTTCTGTGCAAATGTGATAAAAATAATCCAATTATCTTTCAGTGTCCTATAACTTTTCACCGAAACCTAAAGCATACTGAAGAGGTTAAGTTCATTTTGGGTGAGATGCCTCCATCTCCCTCGTGGAAGATCCTTTTTTGTAAGCGGACCTAAAGTAACGCAATCCACTCGTACCACATCGTATTCCAGATTTTCAAAAATAGTGCGGATGATACTGTTGCCCGTATGTTTCATCTTTAGACCAATCTCGTTCTTAGGGGAATTGGTAACATAACTAATATCTTCAACGTGGATTTCCTTTCCATCAACCGTAAAGCCATCCCTTATCTTTTTAAGATGCTCCATTTTAAGGTTTTTATCCAACTCAATGTGAAAAAGCCGGGTAATTCCTTTTTTCATAAATTTTTGAACAAATTCGTCGTCATTGGTAAATAAAAGCAATCCTGTGGCATTTCTTCCCAAACGTCCAAAGGGTTTGATCTTGGCGGTAGTAGCATTGGCCACCAAATCCATTACCGTCATTCCCTTTGCGTTGCTGTCTGTTGTAGCAAATCCTTTAGGTTTGTTTAAAAGCACATAAGTATTTGGCTCAGGATTTAAGCGTCGTCCATCAAAGCGAACATCATCGCTTAATTGAACCTTATATCCCATCTCATTGACAACTTTACCATTTACCGTTACCAATCCTGTTGCAATATAGGTATCAGCTTCACGACGGGAACAGACCCCACTATTGGCAATATATTTGTTTAAGCGAATTCCATCCTGGGGATTGCTCCTTTTTACTTCCACCGCTGGTTTTTGGCGTCTTCCAATTTCCTTTCCGTCCTTATCGAACTTTAGTTTTGGCTTAGCTGAGGGTGATTTCGATTCTTTGGTTTTTGATGTACCTTCATTTTTTAAAGGCGCGTTACCACGAGCCATACTTTTCTTCCGTGCATTTTTTCCAGGCTTTTTGGAACCTCTTCCTCTATCAAAATTTTCTTCTGTGCTCATGGTTGCTTTTTTGGCAAAGGTAGGAAATGTAGCTTTAGTTTAGGGTTGCCCTAACCAATTTATAGCGAGACGTAAATAGAATTGAAATTATGGTTGAAATCCCCTGATAATTCCAATATTTCTTAAATCAAATGTAAATTAAACTTCCAATTCCCTTATATTTGATACTTTAGACATTCTAATTAAAAAATAAATCATGAAAATTTTTCGTCTTTTTTTTGTCAGTATTCTTTTACTCTCTCTTATTTCCTGTTCAAGCAGCGACGACAGCCCCTCTTTTGACGTCGTTGGAAGTTGGAAAATGACTCAAGGAACAATAGAACCCGGAACCTTTAATATGGATATGGGAGGAATTAGTGTTCCCATTGATATATCAGGCAATTTTGTGGAGATAGATGAAAACAATCGGATTAATTTTTTGTCGGACCACACCTTTACTTCACATTCAGGAACAATCGTTCTTGAAATTACCATGAATTTTATGGGAACATCGCAGACCGAGCGATTTGAAGAAAGCAATTTTTTTGGAGAAGGAACTTGGGAAATGAATGGAAATCAATTAAAGATAAAAAACAGCAACGGAACGACCATTCCATACCAACTAGAAAAAATTTCGGATAATGAAATAGAACTTTCAGGGAATGTCAAAGATATGGACATAGAGGAAGGCGGAGATGATCCGATGTTGGAAAGTTTGGATATTGTAGTAAAGATGAGGCTAAAAAGAGTTTAATAGATATCCAGTCGAAATCCATTTTTTAACTAAGGATCATATCCAGTATGGTTAGATAATCGGAGCGATTTGAAATGAAATCCATTTCTGTAATATCAATAATTTTTACTGTATCTGAGGGTTGCGATTTTATAAATTCCAAATAACCCGAATTTAGTTTCTCAAGGTATTCCTCAGGAATAGATTTCTCATAATCCCTGCCCCGCTTTTTAATATTTTCCAAAAGCCGATCCATGTTTTGGTATAAATACACATACACATCAGGACGCGGCAATTCCTTGTGCATTAATTGAAATAGCTTTCTATAAAGTACGAATTCTTCCTCGGGCAGGGTAATTCCGGCAAAAATTAAAGATTTATTGACGTCGTAATCGGCAATAACAGATTCTTTAAAAAGATCAAATTGGGTAATATCATCTACTAATTGTTGATAGCGGTCTGCTAAAAAGGACATTTCCAATGGAAAAGCGTATCGGGCAGCGTCTTTATAAAATTTCGGTAGAAAGGGGTTATCCTTAAAACGTTCCAAAATCAATTTTGAGTTGAAATCCTCTGCTATTTTGGTAGCCAAACTGGTTTTTCCTGCGCCAATATTTCCCTCGATGGCTATATATCGAAATTGTGAAATATTGTAATCTTGGATTGGATTTTTAAGCCATTTTTCCTGTTTAGAAATTTCACTTTCATCAGTATTTGCTTCTAACAAGTCCACAATGGTCCTTCCTAAACTTGGGTGGATAAAATTGGCGTCAATGTCAACCAGAGGTTGGAGCACAAATTTCCTATCTGTCATTCTAGGATGTGGAACAACAAGTTTTTCAGATGCTATTATCTGGTCATCAATAAAAATTATATCAATATCGATAGGTCTTGAGTTATATCCCGACGATTTTTTAGATTGCCTTCCTAAATGCTTTTCAATCTGAAGTACAGTTTTAAGAAGCTTTAAGGGTTTTAAGCTTGTGCGCATTAACATAGCACAGTTTAAAAAGGCCTCTCCGTCAAAGCCCATTGCCGGCGTTTCATAAATAGGTGAAATCTTTAAAATTGTTCCAACTTCCTGAAAAAGACAGTCCACTGCTTTTTGAAGATTGGAAAATCGATTACCCATATTGCTGCCCAGGGAAAGGTATATTTTATAGGGTTTTGGTTCGGTTTTCAAGTTTTAACATTTAAGACTAATTTAAGGAAAAGGAATAGACTTCCTCTTACATTTGCGCGCAGGAGCAAAAATATACCAAAAACGGCTTTTAAAAAGTAGTTTTTAAAAAGTATCGTAAGAGATTAGATTTAATTTATGAAAAAAGCATTAAAGATTATCGGGATCGTTTTCGGGATTTTAATTATCCTCTTGGTTACGGCACCTTTTCTTTTTAAGGGAAGTCTTGAAAAGATGCTCAAGCGGACCATTAATGAAAACCTTAATGCCACTGTAGAATGGGAAGATTTAGATTTGAGTCTATTCCGCAGTTTTCCAGATGCTTCTCTAAAATTGAGCAATTTTAGTGTAGTAAATAAAATCCCTTTTGAGGGCGACACTCTTGCCAGCGGAGAGTCTTTGAAATTGGATATGGGTATAATGCAACTATTTAAATCGAAGGATTTAAAAATAGATGCGGTACAACTTGATAAAGCCTTTATCAATATAAAGATTGATACTCTTGGAACAACCAATTATGACATTGCATTAAAGAATGAACCTGCCACTTCAGAAGAAGGTGAGGCAGGAGAAGTCTTTACTTTCGATTTAAAGAAATATGAAATCACCGATTCCCGCATTAATTATTTGGATGAGCAAAATAAAGTTTACCTAATCCTTACCGACGTTCAGCATAGTGGCCGTGGAGATCTATCTGAGGAAATCAGCAATTTGAATACCGAGACAAAAGCTTTTATTTCTTTTAAATATGATGACACCGAATATCTTACAAACAATAGAATTTCCCTGGATGCTATATTCAAACTGGATCTAAAGAACCAGAAATACGCTTTTCTGGAAAATGAAGCAAAAATCAATGATCTTCCTTTGACCTTTAATGGTTTTGTAAAAATAAACGAAACCAACAATCAAGTGGATCTGACCTTTAAGACACCATCATCGGATTTTAAAAACTTTCTTGCGGTCATTCCAGATGCCTATCTTAAACAAATAAGCGATGTAAAAACAACTGGCAACTTTACCGTTAATGGAATTTTAAAGGGAATTGTGGACGACACCCATATTCCAACCATGGATATAAAAGTAAGTAGTGATGACGCATCCTTTAAATATCCCGACTTACCCAAAACGGTGGATAAAATCACCATTGATGCCGAGTTGAAAAATGAAACAGGCCTCTTAAAGGATACCTATCTTAACATTCCAAAACTTACCTTCAGAATAGATGGGGAACCTTTCCGGATGAATGGGAATGTCAAAAACATGACTGAAAATCCTTTAGTTAACTTGGAAATGCAGGGAACATTAAATTTGGCAAATATTAAGCAAGTTCTTCCTTTGGAAATGGATCAGGACTTCAGCGGAATTTTCAAAGCTGATATTAACGCCCATTTTGATATGGAATCTGTAGAAAAAGAGCAGTATCAGAAAATGGATATAAGAGGAACTGCCAGCTTAACCAATTTTACTTATGACGCAGGTTTTAAAGATAAATTGAAAATTACAAATGCCAGTTTATCCCTCCATCCAGGAGCATTTACGTT includes:
- a CDS encoding pseudouridine synthase yields the protein MSTEENFDRGRGSKKPGKNARKKSMARGNAPLKNEGTSKTKESKSPSAKPKLKFDKDGKEIGRRQKPAVEVKRSNPQDGIRLNKYIANSGVCSRREADTYIATGLVTVNGKVVNEMGYKVQLSDDVRFDGRRLNPEPNTYVLLNKPKGFATTDSNAKGMTVMDLVANATTAKIKPFGRLGRNATGLLLFTNDDEFVQKFMKKGITRLFHIELDKNLKMEHLKKIRDGFTVDGKEIHVEDISYVTNSPKNEIGLKMKHTGNSIIRTIFENLEYDVVRVDCVTLGPLTKKDLPRGRWRHLTQNELNLFSML
- a CDS encoding AsmA-like C-terminal region-containing protein, whose product is MKKALKIIGIVFGILIILLVTAPFLFKGSLEKMLKRTINENLNATVEWEDLDLSLFRSFPDASLKLSNFSVVNKIPFEGDTLASGESLKLDMGIMQLFKSKDLKIDAVQLDKAFINIKIDTLGTTNYDIALKNEPATSEEGEAGEVFTFDLKKYEITDSRINYLDEQNKVYLILTDVQHSGRGDLSEEISNLNTETKAFISFKYDDTEYLTNNRISLDAIFKLDLKNQKYAFLENEAKINDLPLTFNGFVKINETNNQVDLTFKTPSSDFKNFLAVIPDAYLKQISDVKTTGNFTVNGILKGIVDDTHIPTMDIKVSSDDASFKYPDLPKTVDKITIDAELKNETGLLKDTYLNIPKLTFRIDGEPFRMNGNVKNMTENPLVNLEMQGTLNLANIKQVLPLEMDQDFSGIFKADINAHFDMESVEKEQYQKMDIRGTASLTNFTYDAGFKDKLKITNASLSLHPGAFTLKELNAKTGKTDIKASGNIQNLIPFLMSKQELRGHFSLQSNVFDVNDFMVSEDNTEKEGATKKPNHEISAQNPEAIKIPDFLDAILDFNAKTVIYDNLELKNAKGTASIQNERITISNFTSDIFGGNIALSGNVSTKGEVPTFAMNLDLSKIDITQSFEKLDMFQYLVPIAKALHGSLNTKFELNGQLTKDLSPNLSTLAGTAIAEILTAEVDPSQTPILSALGNKISFLNLDRLSLRDVTTHLTFNNGKIEVKPYHFDIKGIDVGVAGTHGLDKSIDYNLTLDVPAKYLGSEVTKLLQKLDPKEAAAMKVEVPIGLKGSFTNPTISVNTDKAIKELTQKLIAKEKDKLVDKGTGFLEEFLDGKVKKDSTKTNANTNNNQQQQNTKQQTTEKIKDIFDGIMSGRKKKSDTTKTP
- a CDS encoding lipocalin family protein, which encodes MKIFRLFFVSILLLSLISCSSSDDSPSFDVVGSWKMTQGTIEPGTFNMDMGGISVPIDISGNFVEIDENNRINFLSDHTFTSHSGTIVLEITMNFMGTSQTERFEESNFFGEGTWEMNGNQLKIKNSNGTTIPYQLEKISDNEIELSGNVKDMDIEEGGDDPMLESLDIVVKMRLKRV
- a CDS encoding arginine decarboxylase; the protein is MNTKYIDLINQTYYFPQEEFRLGDHGLEFHGVDMMELVEKYGAPLKFTYLPKISENIHLAKQWFNNAIEKHNYKSKYSYCYCTKSSHFKHVLDEALKNDIHIETSSAFDIDIVESLKATGKITDQTYVICNGFKRDQYIKNIARLINNGHDNCIPIIDNYEEIDLLTDNIENHFSVGIRIASEEEPKFEFYTSRLGIGYKNIIPFYEDQIKNNDRVDLKMLHFFINTGIRDTAYYWNELVKCLKVYVRLKKICPSLDSLNIGGGFPIKNSLHFEYDYQYMVDEIINQISITCAEADVPVPHIFTEFGSFTVGESGGAIYEILYQKQQNDREKWNMINSSFITTLPDTWAISKKFIMLPINRWNDEYERVLLGGLTCDSDDYYNSEQNMAAIYLPKFKKEKPLYIGFFNTGAYQESIGGFGGLQHCLIPQPKHILIDRDKNNKITTKLFSEQQTSEQLLNILGYEH
- the folK gene encoding 2-amino-4-hydroxy-6-hydroxymethyldihydropteridine diphosphokinase codes for the protein MKTEPKPYKIYLSLGSNMGNRFSNLQKAVDCLFQEVGTILKISPIYETPAMGFDGEAFLNCAMLMRTSLKPLKLLKTVLQIEKHLGRQSKKSSGYNSRPIDIDIIFIDDQIIASEKLVVPHPRMTDRKFVLQPLVDIDANFIHPSLGRTIVDLLEANTDESEISKQEKWLKNPIQDYNISQFRYIAIEGNIGAGKTSLATKIAEDFNSKLILERFKDNPFLPKFYKDAARYAFPLEMSFLADRYQQLVDDITQFDLFKESVIADYDVNKSLIFAGITLPEEEFVLYRKLFQLMHKELPRPDVYVYLYQNMDRLLENIKKRGRDYEKSIPEEYLEKLNSGYLEFIKSQPSDTVKIIDITEMDFISNRSDYLTILDMILS